A stretch of Flavobacterium sp. N1994 DNA encodes these proteins:
- a CDS encoding alpha-ketoglutarate-dependent dioxygenase AlkB family protein: MNSLFPKEQITFNIPDAEIEYYPNFFDANRSNELFEKLKNEIPWQQDNITVFGKTHPQPRLTALFGNEGKPYSYSNIVMQPHPWNPLLMFIKNEIEEICQENFTTVLLNYYRDGKDSNGWHADNERELGRNPIIASVSFGEERFFHLQHNTLKEQKLKINLEHGSLLLMKGTTQHFWKHQIPKTTKPIGPRINLTFRIIK; this comes from the coding sequence ATGAATTCACTTTTCCCCAAAGAACAAATCACTTTCAACATCCCAGATGCGGAGATTGAATATTATCCCAATTTCTTTGATGCCAATCGCTCCAACGAACTTTTTGAGAAACTTAAGAATGAAATTCCATGGCAGCAAGATAACATTACTGTTTTTGGAAAAACACATCCACAACCTAGATTGACCGCTTTATTTGGCAACGAAGGCAAACCTTATAGTTATTCTAATATTGTCATGCAGCCTCATCCTTGGAATCCACTATTGATGTTTATCAAAAATGAAATCGAGGAAATTTGTCAGGAGAACTTCACCACTGTATTGCTTAATTATTACCGAGACGGGAAAGACAGTAACGGCTGGCATGCGGATAACGAAAGAGAATTAGGAAGAAATCCTATCATTGCGTCAGTAAGTTTTGGTGAAGAGCGATTTTTCCATTTACAACACAATACACTCAAAGAGCAAAAACTAAAAATAAACTTGGAACATGGAAGTTTGTTACTTATGAAAGGAACAACACAACATTTTTGGAAGCATCAAATTCCGAAAACAACCAAACCTATCGGACCAAGAATTAATCTCACTTTCCGAATTATCAAATAG
- a CDS encoding peptidase M61, whose amino-acid sequence MKKLIFSTVFALASFSFSITAQNKPSTEVEKVTIDLNTVKNDKVMVTITPPTITTSDIVYHIPKTVPGTYSADNYGKYIADFKAFGKNGKELSTSKTDDNSWKISNAKSLTKITYWVNDTYDSESGKGYGKDDIFSPSGTNILDGENFVVNNHGFVGYFEGKTEINFNLTVLHPAKLFGATSLIDMDKSDTVDNFVVSRYFDLTDNPIMYAKPDYETFTVDGMEILFSVYSPNGTHTAKELLPDLEKTMRAQKAFLGPINTNKRYTVLLYLSDMQKNDAKGFGALEHHTSTTVVFPEVMPADALGEQLKDVVSHEFFHTVTPLSIHSKEIQYFDYANPKMSKHLWMYEGVTEYFANLFQVNQGLIDADEFYQRMVGKITNASTLNDTMPFTEMSANVLVPPYKDQYLNVYEKGALIGMCIDIIIREKSNGERGILDLMKKLSKEYGVSKPFNDDELFGKITELTYPEVGEFLTTYVSGKTPIPYDVYFAKVGVNKDKVQIPMNPFLKDESTPFITINPNTKEIVIIPGSDLNNFMNNLGIKGGDVIVAINDKPYNLDSVYDMIMQSQNWKTDDPISVKIKRDGKEQTINGKVKLSFKEEEGYKFTDTSKEKLNAAWLKG is encoded by the coding sequence ATGAAAAAATTAATTTTTAGTACTGTTTTTGCTTTAGCCTCTTTCAGCTTCAGTATTACAGCACAAAACAAACCATCAACAGAAGTCGAAAAAGTAACAATAGATTTGAATACGGTAAAAAATGACAAAGTGATGGTAACCATTACACCACCAACAATTACCACAAGCGATATTGTATATCACATTCCAAAAACAGTTCCCGGAACCTATTCTGCCGATAATTATGGTAAATATATTGCCGATTTTAAAGCATTTGGAAAAAATGGTAAGGAATTATCTACTAGTAAAACAGATGATAATTCATGGAAAATCTCCAATGCTAAATCGCTAACCAAAATCACCTATTGGGTAAATGATACCTACGATTCTGAATCTGGTAAAGGATATGGGAAAGACGATATCTTTTCTCCTTCAGGAACCAATATTTTGGATGGTGAAAACTTTGTGGTAAACAACCATGGGTTTGTAGGCTATTTTGAGGGTAAAACCGAGATAAACTTCAACCTTACTGTTTTGCATCCAGCAAAACTTTTTGGCGCTACTTCTTTAATAGATATGGATAAAAGCGATACCGTTGATAATTTCGTTGTTTCACGCTATTTTGATTTGACAGATAATCCGATTATGTATGCTAAACCAGATTATGAAACGTTTACAGTAGATGGAATGGAAATTCTATTTAGTGTATATTCTCCAAACGGAACACATACTGCCAAAGAATTGTTACCTGATTTAGAAAAAACAATGCGAGCTCAGAAAGCTTTTCTTGGACCGATAAACACCAATAAAAGATATACTGTTTTGTTATACTTATCGGATATGCAAAAAAATGACGCTAAAGGCTTTGGAGCATTAGAACACCATACTTCAACTACTGTAGTTTTTCCTGAAGTTATGCCCGCCGATGCTTTAGGGGAACAATTAAAAGATGTCGTTTCACACGAATTTTTTCACACAGTAACTCCTTTAAGTATTCACTCTAAAGAGATTCAATATTTTGATTATGCTAATCCTAAAATGTCTAAACATTTATGGATGTATGAAGGGGTAACTGAATATTTTGCTAATCTATTCCAAGTAAATCAAGGGTTAATTGATGCAGATGAGTTTTATCAAAGAATGGTGGGTAAAATCACCAATGCCTCAACTTTAAATGACACTATGCCCTTTACCGAAATGAGCGCTAATGTTTTGGTTCCACCCTATAAAGACCAATATCTAAACGTATATGAAAAAGGAGCGTTAATCGGAATGTGTATCGATATCATCATCCGTGAAAAAAGTAATGGAGAAAGAGGTATTTTAGATTTAATGAAAAAATTATCAAAAGAATATGGCGTTAGCAAACCCTTCAATGATGATGAGCTTTTCGGAAAAATAACCGAGTTGACTTATCCTGAAGTTGGGGAGTTCTTAACCACTTACGTTTCGGGTAAAACGCCAATTCCTTACGATGTGTATTTTGCAAAAGTTGGGGTTAACAAAGATAAAGTTCAAATCCCAATGAATCCTTTCTTAAAAGATGAATCAACACCTTTTATCACAATTAACCCTAATACCAAAGAAATCGTTATTATTCCTGGTTCAGATTTAAATAACTTCATGAATAACTTGGGTATTAAAGGAGGTGATGTCATTGTAGCTATCAACGATAAACCTTATAATTTAGATTCTGTTTACGACATGATTATGCAAAGTCAAAACTGGAAAACGGATGATCCTATCAGCGTAAAAATCAAAAGAGACGGTAAAGAACAAACCATCAATGGCAAAGTAAAATTGTCTTTTAAAGAAGAAGAAGGATATAAGTTTACAGATACTTCAAAAGAAAAACTGAATGCAGCCTGGTTGAAAGGATAG
- a CDS encoding B12-binding domain-containing radical SAM protein, whose protein sequence is MKDLLLLTPPFTQLNTPYPATAYLKGFLNTKGIAAFQMDLGIEVILQLFSKQGLTNIFQVADNNSQLTTHNLQRIYSLKQEYINTIDAVIEFLQGNSQTLARQICSGNFLPEGSRFEQLDDMDWAFGSMGMQDKAKHLATLYLEDLSDFIVACIDENFGFSRYAERLGRSANSFDELHDHLQKELTYIDGITLNILKERIQEVSPKLVLISVPFPGNLYSAFRCAQFIKKHFPDIKTAMGGGFPNTELRDLKDKRVFNYFDFITLDDGELPVELLHHNVCHSERTEESQFKRTFLLENNEVVYKNNTSKPDYKQSQVGTPDYSDLVLEKYISVIEIANPMHSLWSDGRWNKLTMAHGCYWGKCTFCDISLDYIKVYEPILASTLVDRMEEMIAQTGENGFHFVDEAAPPALMKELALEIIRRNLIVTWWTNIRFEKSFTRDLCLLLKASGCIAVSGGLEVASDRLLKLIQKGVTVEQVAQVTRNFTEADIMVHAYLMYGYPTQTIQETIDSLEMVRQLFEVGVLQSGFWHQFAMTAHSPVGMFPDEFGVIPEINEITFANNDIQFKDKTGINHDKFSFGLKKSLFNYMHGICFDYELQDWFDFKIPNATIPSDYIISCLEKEDKFTIKPSAKIIWLGNKPITEIYSKYKKGNSWEMMKLTFHDKKETFEISLEKDKANWLLRTLDDITIKNYYATPNKEMQVTFIQLKTDFETQFDDFELFWFSKPIAILKEFGLILI, encoded by the coding sequence ATGAAAGACCTTCTATTACTCACGCCACCCTTCACACAGCTAAACACACCGTATCCGGCTACAGCATACCTGAAAGGTTTTCTAAACACCAAAGGCATTGCCGCCTTCCAAATGGATTTAGGAATAGAAGTCATTCTCCAACTCTTTTCAAAACAAGGTTTAACCAATATTTTTCAAGTTGCTGACAACAACTCACAACTTACAACCCACAACCTACAACGAATCTATTCGCTAAAACAAGAATACATCAATACTATCGATGCCGTAATTGAATTTCTCCAAGGTAATAGTCAAACACTGGCACGCCAAATCTGTTCTGGTAACTTCCTTCCCGAAGGGTCTCGTTTCGAACAACTAGATGACATGGACTGGGCCTTTGGTTCCATGGGAATGCAAGACAAAGCGAAACACCTTGCCACACTTTACCTAGAAGATCTCTCCGATTTCATAGTAGCCTGCATAGATGAAAACTTCGGTTTCAGTCGCTACGCCGAACGGTTAGGTAGAAGCGCCAACTCTTTTGATGAACTACATGACCATCTCCAAAAAGAGCTAACCTATATTGATGGTATCACGTTAAATATCCTAAAAGAAAGAATTCAGGAAGTTTCTCCGAAATTAGTGCTCATATCAGTCCCCTTTCCAGGGAATTTATACAGCGCCTTTCGATGTGCACAGTTCATAAAAAAACATTTTCCAGATATAAAGACAGCCATGGGAGGCGGTTTTCCCAATACGGAACTAAGAGATTTAAAAGATAAAAGAGTTTTCAACTACTTTGATTTCATCACTTTAGATGACGGCGAACTCCCAGTCGAATTATTACACCACAACGTTTGTCATTCTGAACGAACTGAAGAATCTCAATTCAAACGAACCTTTCTTCTAGAAAACAACGAAGTAGTTTATAAAAACAATACCTCAAAACCTGATTACAAGCAAAGTCAAGTAGGCACCCCTGACTATTCTGATTTGGTTTTAGAGAAATACATCTCAGTAATTGAAATAGCCAACCCAATGCACAGCCTATGGAGCGACGGCCGTTGGAATAAACTCACCATGGCTCACGGTTGTTACTGGGGAAAATGTACCTTTTGCGACATCTCTTTAGATTATATCAAAGTATACGAACCTATTCTTGCTTCAACTTTAGTAGATAGGATGGAGGAAATGATAGCGCAAACAGGGGAAAATGGTTTTCATTTTGTAGATGAAGCAGCACCGCCCGCTTTAATGAAAGAACTAGCTCTAGAAATCATTCGCAGAAACCTAATTGTCACGTGGTGGACCAACATTCGCTTTGAAAAGAGTTTCACTCGTGATTTATGCCTATTGCTAAAAGCTTCAGGATGTATCGCCGTCTCAGGCGGACTAGAAGTAGCCTCTGATAGATTGTTAAAGTTAATTCAAAAAGGAGTAACGGTAGAACAAGTAGCCCAAGTAACAAGAAACTTTACTGAAGCTGACATTATGGTTCACGCTTATTTAATGTATGGCTATCCAACACAAACTATTCAAGAAACAATAGATAGTTTAGAAATGGTACGTCAATTATTTGAAGTAGGGGTTTTACAATCCGGATTTTGGCATCAATTTGCCATGACAGCTCACAGTCCAGTGGGAATGTTTCCCGATGAATTTGGTGTTATTCCTGAAATAAATGAAATAACTTTTGCCAACAACGATATTCAATTCAAAGATAAAACCGGAATCAATCATGATAAATTCAGTTTTGGATTAAAGAAATCCTTGTTCAATTACATGCACGGAATTTGTTTTGATTATGAATTACAAGATTGGTTTGATTTCAAAATCCCAAATGCTACCATTCCTTCCGATTATATTATTTCTTGTCTTGAAAAAGAAGATAAGTTCACGATAAAACCTTCGGCTAAAATTATTTGGCTAGGAAACAAACCAATTACTGAAATTTATAGTAAATACAAGAAAGGAAATTCATGGGAAATGATGAAATTAACCTTTCATGATAAAAAAGAGACTTTCGAAATTTCACTAGAAAAAGACAAAGCCAATTGGTTAC
- a CDS encoding DUF4369 domain-containing protein — protein sequence MRKSLIALFSILVLISCTEKKSTKNFVLTGNIKGLKKGTLYIQRIKDTALVAIDTIKINGDSHFTSEFDLQSPEMLYLFLDRGVTNSLDNNIPFFAEQGHLNIDSSLDFFTADAKITGSKNQELYEEYRKVVSRFVDQDLDLIEKKFKAVKDKKTEEVNKIDEEQKDILKRKYLYTTNFAVNHADYEVAPYVALAEIYDINLKFLDTIQKSMTPKIAKSFYGKKLNKFIADRKKDEK from the coding sequence ATGCGTAAATCACTAATTGCTCTGTTTTCTATACTGGTTCTGATTTCTTGTACTGAAAAAAAATCAACCAAGAACTTTGTTTTAACGGGAAACATTAAAGGATTAAAAAAAGGAACTCTATACATTCAAAGAATAAAAGACACAGCCCTAGTCGCTATTGATACCATAAAAATTAATGGTGATTCCCATTTTACCAGCGAATTTGATTTGCAATCTCCCGAAATGTTATACTTGTTTTTAGATCGTGGAGTGACCAATTCACTGGATAATAACATTCCGTTTTTTGCTGAACAAGGCCATCTTAACATTGATAGCTCATTGGATTTTTTTACGGCCGATGCTAAAATCACAGGTTCAAAAAATCAAGAGTTATATGAGGAATACCGAAAAGTAGTTTCAAGATTTGTAGATCAGGATTTAGATTTGATTGAAAAGAAATTCAAAGCAGTAAAAGATAAAAAAACGGAGGAAGTCAATAAAATAGATGAAGAACAAAAAGACATCTTAAAAAGAAAATACCTGTACACTACCAATTTTGCAGTCAATCACGCAGATTATGAAGTAGCTCCGTATGTGGCTTTGGCCGAGATTTACGATATCAATCTAAAATTTTTAGACACCATTCAAAAATCAATGACACCAAAAATCGCCAAATCTTTTTACGGTAAAAAACTTAACAAGTTTATTGCCGATAGAAAAAAAGACGAAAAGTAA
- a CDS encoding sterol desaturase family protein, which yields MNEIINYFSTIPSSHRALILASGIAFFWLIETAVPLFKFSYNKWQHAGINIFFTVTTMIVNFCLALILLKAANWATEHHFGILNWLPSFNIWMYTIVGLLLLDLIGAYLIHLIEHKVKFLWRFHLIHHTDTWIDTTSANRHHPGESVLRFIFTTLGVLIVGCPMWMVFLYQTLSVVATQFNHANIFLPKKLDNFLSYFIVSPDMHKVHHHYVLPYTDSNYGNIFSVWDRLFGTFKTLDRDKLVYGVDTHMKPEENNKLSNLLAIPFQKTRRPNS from the coding sequence ATGAACGAAATTATTAACTACTTTTCTACTATTCCTTCTTCTCATAGAGCTTTAATTTTAGCCAGTGGAATAGCCTTCTTTTGGTTGATTGAAACCGCGGTTCCTCTGTTTAAATTCAGTTATAACAAATGGCAACATGCTGGAATCAATATCTTTTTTACAGTCACCACCATGATTGTCAACTTTTGTTTGGCCTTGATTTTATTGAAAGCTGCTAATTGGGCTACTGAACATCATTTCGGAATTTTAAATTGGTTGCCAAGCTTTAATATCTGGATGTATACTATTGTCGGCTTGCTCCTTTTGGATTTAATCGGAGCTTACTTAATTCATTTAATAGAACACAAAGTAAAGTTCCTATGGCGCTTTCATCTGATACATCATACCGATACTTGGATTGACACCACTTCGGCCAACCGACATCATCCTGGAGAAAGTGTATTACGCTTTATTTTTACAACCCTAGGGGTTTTAATAGTAGGATGTCCAATGTGGATGGTGTTTTTGTATCAAACTTTATCGGTAGTGGCAACCCAATTCAATCATGCCAATATCTTTTTACCAAAGAAACTAGACAATTTCTTGAGTTACTTTATTGTCTCTCCAGATATGCATAAAGTACATCATCATTATGTTTTGCCTTACACGGATAGCAATTACGGTAATATATTTTCGGTTTGGGATAGATTATTTGGAACCTTTAAAACTTTAGACAGAGACAAATTAGTATATGGCGTGGATACTCATATGAAACCCGAAGAAAACAATAAACTTTCGAATTTATTGGCTATTCCTTTTCAAAAAACCAGAAGGCCCAATTCTTAA
- a CDS encoding TIGR03643 family protein → MKKSKLAELDSEQLERVVSMAQEERKPFEVIKEEFGLTENEVTELMRKRLSKDNFELWKKKAVGSKPKPKPIIDDFDDLDSKYYIKNKFD, encoded by the coding sequence ATGAAAAAAAGTAAGTTAGCGGAACTTGATAGCGAACAACTAGAAAGAGTTGTAAGCATGGCGCAAGAGGAAAGAAAACCTTTTGAAGTAATTAAAGAAGAATTTGGACTTACTGAAAATGAAGTGACCGAATTAATGCGAAAAAGATTGTCTAAAGACAATTTCGAACTTTGGAAAAAGAAAGCTGTAGGTAGTAAGCCAAAGCCTAAACCAATCATTGACGACTTCGATGACTTAGATAGTAAATATTACATCAAAAATAAATTTGATTAA
- a CDS encoding helix-turn-helix domain-containing protein: MIFFNFSRIFKLKGITKPFSYLVNNGYSAGYATKLTNDRVQEINLERLEKFCKDFNCTPNDILDFRPNTKDNLTKDHALHTLTKPEISNEIIGKINAMSAEKIQQIHDIIKNME; this comes from the coding sequence ATGATTTTCTTTAATTTCTCCCGAATTTTCAAACTAAAAGGAATTACTAAGCCTTTTAGCTATTTAGTAAATAATGGATACTCCGCTGGTTATGCTACTAAATTAACCAATGATAGAGTACAAGAAATAAACCTCGAACGTCTAGAAAAATTTTGTAAAGATTTCAATTGTACGCCCAATGATATCCTAGACTTTCGTCCCAATACCAAAGACAATCTCACCAAAGACCACGCCTTACATACTTTAACCAAACCCGAAATCTCCAACGAAATCATCGGTAAGATTAATGCCATGTCCGCCGAGAAAATTCAGCAAATCCACGACATCATAAAAAATATGGAGTAA
- a CDS encoding T9SS type B sorting domain-containing protein, with amino-acid sequence MLVTSPLKTISFIALLLCCSAAMGQHKIISKKTTAPFSLDGNQKIEDRNGRLITDPLARKAFFEKRQKAIDLQKKNSVSALASLPSVPLCSNGGFEEFETLGSVNVLKNFETTSGDPINPMQCRPIDDQANARIKQYDPADSGLMASTVPSNFIDEFIGNINAFDQYTLKINFKESSTSLGLVQAKRFKTNNENQLKFNYKAVLQSITGSDHDNEQPFLKARIINNAGVIVDEFCLIGDPANCIFTQAPVIEGGSIILYNPNWQSGILDISSIPNNQDFTVEFMASRCGLNGHFGYTYIDDICLLHSNESLQGSIELDPLNKVCPTLPISVCGKFTLPTSGGVNANVTSVVLNVRDATNAIVYTSQTPVSLDIATKRFCFDIAASNLPNVLTGTYNVSVTINFGILQTNCSGATFNAATDDDANPGWDIWFLNCANCAINVQTASLTLCDTNHDGKEFFNLSNANVLVTTPQAGLTFSYYESLANATADTNPITTFLNYDSYSTTIFIRVTLSATCYKIIPIQLVVKNPFVNISGILNVCSGSTVLTATQGASYLWAGSLQTMQSISVTSIGSYSVTVVDSNGCSATGSVTILSNNVAPLPSIVVTQPTCFTSTGSLHVTSPASEYSFDNGVTWGPNDTMSNLPYGTYNVKIRTLAGCTSYSSAVSIIPYLSFFPSFTKVDPTFCGGLGSITITTTAAEYSFDDGVTWTTNNVASGLPSGIYLIRTRDAQGCVSNFNSVDLNSEFLSPPLYIKDNPFCGNLGSIIITTPASQYSFDGGTTWQTSNTLGNLTDGSYLIKIKDAQGCTSPNVYVYLTNLEDSYPEYDLIEAGCGTYATLTIETPGDFYSFDGGLTWTTNPVLANLNGPANFSIVVKKATCISRTRYVYLYSHYLPIPVTSDYQTTLCDAFNDGSENVDLTLYISNLIANSSNYTFAYYTSALYAETPNSSGIISNFTSYNMSNTNNTVYVRVTSSDGCYKVAQLKFIFIDSPRIHMQDSYPVCENRNVLIDAGLGFDSYLWSSGQTFHAIPIAQPGNYTVTVTENHGSLVCDSTKSFSVFLSNPATITSIKTIDWTANQNVIEVFVTGIRPQDYVYSLDGITYQESNLFENLVPGIYQVFVKDKNGCGIVTDEALLLNYSKFFTPNNDSINDTWYIKFSQFEQEFDVKIFDRYGKLLKTMNSSEAWDGTYNGYMMPSDDYWFYVTRKDGKVHKGHFAMLR; translated from the coding sequence ATGTTAGTTACAAGCCCTTTGAAGACAATTTCTTTTATTGCCCTCTTGCTCTGCTGCAGTGCTGCAATGGGTCAGCACAAAATTATTTCTAAAAAAACTACTGCTCCTTTTTCACTTGATGGAAACCAAAAAATTGAGGACCGCAATGGTCGTTTGATTACGGATCCTTTGGCGCGAAAAGCTTTTTTTGAAAAAAGACAGAAAGCCATTGATTTGCAAAAAAAGAATAGCGTTTCCGCTTTGGCTTCGCTTCCCTCTGTGCCCTTGTGTTCTAATGGTGGTTTTGAGGAATTTGAGACTTTAGGAAGCGTTAATGTGTTGAAGAATTTCGAGACTACTTCGGGAGACCCTATTAATCCTATGCAATGCCGGCCTATTGATGATCAAGCTAATGCTAGAATTAAGCAATATGATCCGGCGGATTCTGGTTTGATGGCTTCTACAGTTCCGTCTAATTTTATTGATGAATTTATTGGTAACATTAATGCTTTTGATCAATATACTTTAAAGATTAATTTTAAAGAATCTTCTACCAGCTTAGGATTGGTGCAAGCCAAACGCTTTAAAACGAATAATGAGAATCAGTTAAAATTCAATTATAAAGCAGTACTTCAGAGTATTACTGGAAGTGATCACGACAATGAGCAACCTTTTCTGAAGGCTAGAATAATCAATAATGCCGGGGTTATAGTAGATGAATTTTGTTTGATTGGAGACCCTGCCAATTGTATTTTTACGCAGGCTCCTGTCATTGAGGGCGGTAGTATTATTTTGTATAATCCGAATTGGCAATCTGGTATTTTAGATATCTCGAGTATCCCGAATAATCAAGATTTTACGGTTGAGTTTATGGCCTCGAGATGTGGATTGAATGGGCATTTTGGCTATACTTATATAGATGATATTTGTCTGTTACATTCTAATGAAAGTTTACAAGGCAGTATTGAATTAGATCCTTTGAATAAAGTCTGTCCTACCCTTCCTATTTCGGTTTGTGGTAAATTTACTTTACCTACCTCAGGAGGAGTTAATGCTAATGTAACCTCGGTAGTTTTGAATGTTAGAGATGCTACTAATGCGATAGTGTATACTTCACAAACGCCTGTATCGCTTGATATTGCTACCAAGAGATTTTGTTTTGATATTGCCGCTTCTAACTTACCCAATGTTCTTACTGGTACGTATAACGTTAGTGTGACGATTAATTTTGGCATCCTTCAAACGAATTGTTCTGGGGCTACTTTTAATGCAGCTACTGATGATGATGCTAATCCGGGTTGGGATATTTGGTTTTTGAATTGTGCCAATTGTGCTATCAATGTTCAAACTGCCAGTCTTACTTTGTGTGATACGAATCATGATGGAAAAGAATTTTTTAATCTGTCGAATGCCAATGTGCTGGTTACTACTCCTCAGGCTGGGTTAACTTTTAGTTATTACGAATCTTTGGCTAATGCTACGGCAGACACCAATCCGATTACTACCTTTTTGAATTATGATAGTTACTCGACTACCATTTTTATAAGGGTTACTTTGAGTGCTACTTGCTATAAAATTATTCCGATTCAATTGGTTGTGAAAAATCCGTTTGTAAATATTAGCGGTATCTTGAATGTGTGTAGCGGAAGTACTGTATTGACGGCTACCCAAGGTGCAAGTTATTTATGGGCGGGCAGTTTGCAGACTATGCAAAGTATTTCGGTAACTTCTATAGGGTCTTATTCGGTAACCGTTGTTGACAGTAATGGGTGTTCTGCTACTGGTTCGGTAACCATATTAAGTAATAATGTGGCACCGTTGCCTTCTATTGTGGTTACCCAACCTACTTGTTTCACTAGTACGGGTTCGTTACATGTGACCTCCCCTGCTTCAGAATACAGTTTTGACAATGGTGTTACTTGGGGTCCAAACGATACCATGTCTAATCTTCCTTATGGTACTTACAATGTTAAGATTAGAACCTTGGCGGGTTGTACTTCGTATAGTTCTGCTGTTAGTATTATCCCTTATTTATCCTTTTTTCCTTCATTTACTAAAGTTGACCCTACTTTTTGTGGTGGATTGGGAAGTATCACTATTACGACTACCGCTGCAGAATATAGTTTTGATGATGGCGTAACATGGACCACTAATAATGTTGCTAGTGGACTTCCTTCGGGTATTTATTTGATTCGAACCAGAGATGCTCAGGGTTGTGTTTCTAATTTTAATAGTGTTGATTTAAATAGTGAGTTTTTATCGCCTCCTCTTTATATCAAGGACAATCCCTTTTGTGGTAATCTGGGAAGCATTATCATTACTACACCTGCTAGCCAATATAGTTTTGATGGTGGAACCACTTGGCAAACTTCGAATACTTTAGGGAATTTGACTGACGGAAGTTACCTTATTAAAATAAAAGATGCACAAGGATGTACATCGCCTAACGTTTATGTTTATTTAACTAATCTAGAGGACAGTTACCCAGAGTATGATTTGATTGAAGCTGGTTGTGGCACCTATGCTACGTTAACCATTGAAACACCGGGAGATTTTTATAGTTTTGATGGTGGGTTGACATGGACTACAAACCCTGTGCTTGCTAATTTAAATGGGCCAGCTAACTTTAGTATCGTGGTAAAAAAAGCTACTTGTATTTCACGTACACGATATGTTTACTTGTACTCGCATTATCTTCCGATTCCTGTGACTAGTGATTACCAGACTACACTTTGCGATGCGTTTAATGACGGTTCAGAGAATGTTGATTTGACTTTGTATATTTCTAACTTGATTGCTAATTCGAGTAATTACACTTTTGCTTATTATACTAGTGCTTTATACGCTGAAACTCCAAATTCATCGGGTATTATATCCAATTTTACGTCTTATAACATGAGTAATACCAATAATACCGTTTATGTTAGAGTCACTTCTTCAGATGGTTGTTATAAGGTAGCGCAACTTAAATTTATTTTCATTGATTCGCCAAGAATACATATGCAGGATTCCTATCCCGTGTGTGAAAACAGAAATGTTTTGATAGACGCTGGGCTTGGGTTTGATAGTTACTTATGGTCCTCAGGACAAACCTTTCATGCTATTCCGATTGCGCAACCGGGGAATTATACCGTTACTGTGACAGAAAATCATGGCAGTTTGGTTTGTGATTCTACGAAGAGTTTCTCTGTGTTTTTATCTAATCCAGCTACAATCACCTCTATTAAAACTATTGACTGGACTGCCAATCAAAATGTGATTGAAGTCTTTGTCACTGGCATACGTCCTCAAGATTATGTTTATTCCTTAGATGGTATAACCTATCAAGAGAGTAATTTATTTGAGAATCTTGTTCCGGGTATTTATCAAGTATTTGTTAAGGATAAAAATGGATGTGGTATTGTAACGGACGAAGCTTTGTTATTAAACTATTCTAAATTTTTTACGCCCAATAATGATTCCATTAATGACACTTGGTACATTAAGTTTTCGCAATTTGAACAGGAATTTGATGTAAAAATATTTGACCGTTATGGCAAGTTACTTAAAACCATGAATAGTTCTGAAGCATGGGATGGCACTTATAATGGTTATATGATGCCTTCTGATGATTATTGGTTTTATGTAACTCGAAAAGATGGTAAAGTTCACAAAGGTCACTTTGCTATGTTGCGCTAA